The Thermus tengchongensis genome segment CCACATACCGGAACTCGTTGGGACCCACCACGAAGCCCGCCGTGGGCAGAACCAGGTCCTGGAACACCGGCCTCAAGCCCGCCGCAGGGGTGAGGCGGCTGGGATCGGTCCTAAGGATCTCCAGGAGCTCCTTTTTGCTATAGCGGCGCACCCCGTCGGTAAAGGCTCCATCTTGATAAAAAAGCAACCTTCTTTGATCGGTTTCCAAAAAAAGATTGGTGGCCCCCGGCTTGCGCTTCAAGGGAGGCCTGCCCCCCAAAGCGCGGATGCGCTCCGCCTCCTGGTTGATGGCCTGGGCGCTGGCCAAGGGGTCCTCCAGCTCCCTTTCCAGGGCCTTTTGGAAAAGGAGAGCAAGCTCCTGAGCCATGGGGTCAAAGGGAATAAGGCCCCTCTCCCCCAGAAAGGCCAAGAGGGTGCGGGCGAAAAACTCAGACAGGGTTTCCCCCTCCAGGGCGTAGGCCACCCGGGTATCCCGGGACCAGGAACCCAGAAACTCCCTCACCGCCTCTCGGTAAGGGGCAAAAGGAATCCGTCCTGCGGGAAGGGGCGGCAGGGGTAGGGATAGGGTACGCACCTCCTCCTCCAGGAGAAGGTGAAGGTGGCGCACCTCCTCCACATCGTGGTCCTGGGAAGCCACCCAGAAGAGGGAAGCCGCCCCCACCTTTTCCGCCAGGCCCAAAGCGGTGTGGGCCTTGTAGAAGGTCAGGGCAGGCCCCCCCAGAAGCCCCGCCTGCTGGCCCGTGACCACCGCCCCCTGCCCCAGGCCCTCGAGGGCCGCCAGGACCTCCCGTGGAGCCTGAAGACGCTTCAGGTAAGCTGCAAGCGCCGAGGAGAGTTGGGGATGGCCTTCCCGGCCCAAGCGCTCTTTGAGGACCTGTTCCCCCTGGGGTAGGCCCAAAAGCTGGGCCAGGACCTGGGCTTCCATGCTTCAAAGCCTAAAGCGCCTCGGCCAGGCGGGCAAGGGCCTGGGGTTCCCGGACCTCCACCCTACGGTAGCCCAGGTCCACTACCCCCGAAAGGGCCCACTCCCCCAGGAGCTTGGTCACGGTCTCCCGGGTGGCCCCCACCATGCGGGCCAGGTCCTGGTGGGAAAAGGCCACCTCTCCCGCCTGGCTTAACCTCAGGAGAAGCCGGGCCAAGCGCTGGCTCACGGAAAGGTGGCGCAGTTCCCAAAGCCGCTCCTCCGCCTCCTTGAGCCGGGCGTAGAGGGCCTCCAGGAGGAAGCGCTCCACCTCGGGAAAACGCGCCCGCACGGGGGCCAGGGCTTCCTGGGGGGCGAAGAGGAACTCAGCGTAGGTTAGGGCGGTGGCCCCCGAAGTGCGCCTTCCTCCCCCCACTAGGGCCTCCTCCCCAAAAAGCCCTCCAGGCCCCACCACCCCCAAGGTGGCGGGCTCCCCTTCCGCCGAGCGGGGCCCCTCCAGCCAGACAAGCCCTTCCCGCACCAGGTACACCCCGTCCGCCCGGTCCCCCAGGGCGTAGAGGGGGGTACCCCGCAAGACCCTCTTGGGCTGGAACACCCTGGCCATCTCCCGCCGGGCCTCGAGGGAAAGCTCCTGGAACATGCCCCGAGTTTACAAAAATAGGGGGGCTTCGGAGGCAGGGATAAGCCCCCGGGCCTCGGCCTCAGCGAAGAGCCTTTTCACCGCTTTTTCCCCTTCCTCCCCCACGTCCTGGCTGAACCCGTTGACATAGGTGCGCACATGGGCCCAGATCACCTCCTCCGAAAGCTCCTGGGCATGGGCTTTTAGGTAGGGAAGGGTTTCTTCAGGATGGGCAAAGGCGTATTCCAGGCTCCGCCGCACCGCCTCGTCCAGGGCCCGGATGAGCCCCTCCCCCAGGTCCCGCCGGGCCAGGATGGCCCCCAAGGGGAGGGGCAGGCCCGTTTCCCCTTCCCACCACTCCCCCAGGTCCAGGACCTTGACCAGGCCGTACTCCGGGTAGGTGAAACGGCTTTCGTGGATGATGAGGCCCGCCTCCACCTCCCCTTGGGCCACCAGGGGCATGATCCGGTCGTAGCGCACCTCCACCGGCTCAAACCCTTCCGCGTACAAGGAGAGGAGCAAAAAGGCCGTGGTGTTCCGCCCGGGTATGGCCACCCGGGCTCCCTTCAGGCTCCTCAAGGGCTTTTTGGCCACCACCAAAGGGCCCACGCCCCTGCCCAAAGCCCCCCCGCTCCTTAGGGCCACATACCGGTCCCGCACCCTCCCATAGGCGGCATAGGAGAGCTTGGTCAGGGGTAGCCTCCCCTCCAAAGCCCAGCGGTTCAGGGTTTCCACGTCCTCCAAAACCGCCTCCACGGGAAGCGGGCTCTCCACAAGGCCGTGGGTCAGGGCGTAGAAGATGAAGGTGTCGTTGGG includes the following:
- the bshC gene encoding bacillithiol biosynthesis cysteine-adding enzyme BshC, with the translated sequence MEAQVLAQLLGLPQGEQVLKERLGREGHPQLSSALAAYLKRLQAPREVLAALEGLGQGAVVTGQQAGLLGGPALTFYKAHTALGLAEKVGAASLFWVASQDHDVEEVRHLHLLLEEEVRTLSLPLPPLPAGRIPFAPYREAVREFLGSWSRDTRVAYALEGETLSEFFARTLLAFLGERGLIPFDPMAQELALLFQKALERELEDPLASAQAINQEAERIRALGGRPPLKRKPGATNLFLETDQRRLLFYQDGAFTDGVRRYSKKELLEILRTDPSRLTPAAGLRPVFQDLVLPTAGFVVGPNEFRYVAELSGVYALYGIPMPALFLRLRAVVLEPPIHRIVERYRLDPWAFVDGGEDAFLKAVKEVLEGFRELEAELLRLLEEVEALGQKAHALEPTLERPFRRFRARLKGEGERLLKKLLRARMGRDAVLLHHLERLKRHLLPRGLPQERVYPFAMYALRHPEALLRLREAPISGRATLVLG
- a CDS encoding Crp/Fnr family transcriptional regulator, which codes for MFQELSLEARREMARVFQPKRVLRGTPLYALGDRADGVYLVREGLVWLEGPRSAEGEPATLGVVGPGGLFGEEALVGGGRRTSGATALTYAEFLFAPQEALAPVRARFPEVERFLLEALYARLKEAEERLWELRHLSVSQRLARLLLRLSQAGEVAFSHQDLARMVGATRETVTKLLGEWALSGVVDLGYRRVEVREPQALARLAEAL
- a CDS encoding menaquinone biosynthesis family protein; translation: MEATVLKLGYSPCPNDTFIFYALTHGLVESPLPVEAVLEDVETLNRWALEGRLPLTKLSYAAYGRVRDRYVALRSGGALGRGVGPLVVAKKPLRSLKGARVAIPGRNTTAFLLLSLYAEGFEPVEVRYDRIMPLVAQGEVEAGLIIHESRFTYPEYGLVKVLDLGEWWEGETGLPLPLGAILARRDLGEGLIRALDEAVRRSLEYAFAHPEETLPYLKAHAQELSEEVIWAHVRTYVNGFSQDVGEEGEKAVKRLFAEAEARGLIPASEAPLFL